From the genome of Aspergillus oryzae RIB40 DNA, chromosome 4:
AACCTTCCGATTCGTGGAAATGGTAACTTGATGCAGGTTAAAGATGATTGATTAGGAAGTCATGCAAAGAAAAGTAATATGATGATTCAACGTGCTTCAGTCAAGTGTAAAATTAAGCCAATTTTGGAATGGGCATATCACATGATTAAGATTATATACATGGTAATCTATCTATAGAGAAAAAGTCTTGAGCCGCCAACGCCCTGTGCAAATGGAATCAATCTAGGAAAAACATGATGTAGACAAGCCCAAGCAGGAATGTAAGATCGTATCCTTCATACGCCCACCGAAATTAGGAGTTTTTATAACAAATGCCGTAGCAAGGGCAGGAATAGCATcataaaagataaagagggAAGAACAGACAAAGGGAAAAACACTAAACGATTGAAGAACGGTCCTCATGCGGGATGGATATCACGTAAAACGgatcaaaatcaaacaaaacaagGCGATGTATATGGTTCGTCAAAGTCATATGCAGGAGGCATAGCAGATTCTCCCTCATATAATGGAGGAGCGCTGTTACCGTGGAAGGTACCCTCCGGGATGGCATTTCGGCCAGCCACTTCATGGATTGGAAGGGTATAGCAAGTCGTGAATGCTTTCGCGAACTGCCTTCGGTTGATGAGATCTCCCGTCTTTTCATCGAGGGTGTCTTCCCCGGTGATAAGATCAAGCCTCAAGCGGTGGTCGACCATGATTGTGGtcctctctccacttgaCTCGGTGCAAATCTCGTTAAACTTGCAAGGGGTCAGGTGCCGACACGGTGCTCCAGAGTCGAAGGAACATGATGAAAGATCCCGCTGATCTGGGGTGGATGCAGTTCTAGGAATAATGACATCGAATGAAAGGTCAATTCGGTCACGGTCATCATGGCCTTTTCGTTCCTGGACAGATAGTTTCTTATTCGGAGCCCAGCGACCCTGTTGCTTGCCGGAGCACAGCTGGCGCACGgatttctctttccaggtAATCGTTTCCCCGTCAGGACCATCACCGTTGGAGACTTTCATCAACCTCACAGTCTCTTCGACGCTCCATCGTACCTCTCGAACGAAGAATTGCTTCCTTTCTGTTGGGCGGTCACCCCGCGCCGTAGTACCACGGGCCACAAGCTTCGCAGAGTATGCGAGCTTTACTTTAGGATCTGTTGGCTGCTCCGGAGTAAGAGACAACTCCGACTTCAACCGCTCGCCGGTGTAATTTTTAAAATGACGAACAGTCTGACTGGGACCAGTCACGATACGGGACAGAATTTGCACGTCCCTCGTCGCATCCACGGTCACCCCAGATGACGAAGTGACTACAGCGCGGACCGCATAAGACAGCCCTCCGAATGGAGTCTCCGTCGTACCTGATGTGCCGGGTGGAACTGGTatcgagaaaagaaacttCAAGACGACCGCGCCCGCCTCCTCATGCCACTCTACTGGTTCTGGGGAGTGCCATAACTGACATTGTACCAGTGTCTCTACCGTGCTGCTCCCCTCCTTTTGTGGAGTGGCGATGGTCTGGGTTTGGGGCACGCGTTTCCTGCGGATCCGCTGAAGAAAATCGCCCTTTTTGTTGTCGTTTGGGGCATTAGATGCCGGCTCCCCGTTCCGCAAAGTCACAGTTCGGAGCAAACCAACAGTAACATTGGGATACTTCGCCTGATCAAAGTCCAACGAGGATACTGGCACCAGAACGGAGCCCGATATGGGTGGGCTGTATCTCTCGCCGTGAGACCCTTCATAAACGTGATGGGTGGTTGGAACGTCCAGGTGCAACGGTCCCATGTGTGAGATAGTATCGCAGTTGACTTCTGGGATTATAGTTGATGACGGTGATGATGTAACGGGCATCCGGGCGCTCCGTTCTTATAACCCTTCACCGTCCTTGTCAGGGAAGAGGACGAGAGCGAGGAGGCATCATAAAAATGTCATGAGGGGTACCACCCCGGATCCACGTGGTAGGAATGACTCTTGATAACGACAATTCTTCTCAAGTCATAAAAATCGGAATGTGTGTAAGCTGTGCCGTTCGTTTCTCGTTAGGGCACGAGCTCCCGTTCGATGATGAGTCTCGACCCAGAATTTCCATCTGGCGATCTTCCCGAAACGGAAGCCAAGAGGGAAGTCGGTTCGTAAGCTTTCAAGGTTTTCCGGGGATCCACCACACACGCCCCTAATTTTGGAAGATGACAACCGTCCAGAATGATCGAGGAAGCACCGTGTGGAAAGTACTAGAGAAGGATAATTCCGTCCGTGTGACTAAGTGGCAACAGGAGTGCCAGGTTCGAGAACAGAATTTTCTCCACAACGGAAAATCTCCGGCGGTGTCAGCGTGAAGAGTTTTCTTCAACGCGGCTCCATGCATGAGGTGGTTGGAGATCGATCATGTTGAGTAAGTTGAATATAGCCCGAGATGTTGGACCTGAAGCTTAAAGTTGGGTTTTGGCTCCTCGCTTGATCGACCTTCGAATGAGGAGGCTTATCTTGATTCTCCGTGCATTACTCGGGTCGGAAACCCGGGTGACCCACAGTGGTTTATCCACTGACGAGATCCTCGGTTGGCACGTTTTAGTCTCGAATGTTGGGCAAGGACAGGGACAAATGTTCTTCAGGTCTTAAAATTGGCCCatgctttttttttaactttgTCAAGGATGCAGGTAACTCTCGTCTCTGTCTCGTTTATTCTAATTGTAGCATATGTTCcacgcttcttcttctaagGATCTTGCGTACCAGTTAGCTATCTTGGGTAGGTCTAGTATCAATGTAGTAGGCACCCGATTGAAGGCGGTGTCAAAGGAATGACCACACACCTTGGGAAGGTTTCCAGAAGACACGTCAAGGGGCTATGATAGCTCAAGCCCAAAGAAACAGGCCCACCAAGAAGGTATACTCAATGGCCAGACTAATGGCTTTCGGGCGGTGAGTTGAAATTCGAAAGGAACCCCCACACCAGTTCTGACTATCGCACATTGCACCATCGGCTTTTCGCACCCAAAAGGACGGTCGATGGCTTGAGAAAGCACTCAGGTAGATACGGCGTCGTGTAAGCGGGCATCAGGTGACTGGTGGAGAGTTGATAGTGCGAAACGGACTCATTATGTCTCCATCGCTTAGTATGACCACGCATCTGGATCGTTCGATTTTGACGCCTCTATAGAGCACGCCATATGAGTTGTCTTGTGATCTGTCGCGGTAGTGGAGCTGGTGTGTGTTGGTGTGTGTTGGTGTTCCTCGCAAGGAGTCCAAGCGACGGATGATTGTCGGATTTCCTCCGgtgattttcttttcggtaCTAGTGTGTTTCCCCGACGCTGCTTTATGCTTAGGAAGTATGGGGTAAAAAGCCTGAGTAAAACGGCGCCGGCTTCCCAACCATGAGATATATAATACCTGGTACAGTCCAGCTAGTCGCTACTCCTTGGTTTACGTAAATCACCACTCGCCAACCCTGCACATATTTAGAAAACTACTACTCTCGCTAATCACTCTTGCGGAAGGACAAACTCTTCCAGATATAATCGAGTTCTTGAAAGCATGTATTTATAAGCTAATATACGGCGCCAGTGCGTGAGATTTCGTACAGCACCATAACGAACCCAGCGATGAGGATTTCACGACATGCCACAGACACCATAGTCGCGTATACGAGTAACCATTTTATAACTTAGCAGTCGCCTTCTCATCCCGAACAACcaacctcttctccccactttccctctttctctcccgatCTTTCAGTACTCGCCGTAGGATCTTCCCACTTGGACTCTTCGGAATCTCATCCATAAACTCCACCTCGACAATCCATTTATGGCGcaccttctttgccttgacGTACTCAATCAGCTCCCTCCCAACGCTTTTCACGGCATCTCCGGTCGCCAGTCTAGACTTCGCCGCAGCGTTGACCACAACATACGCCTTCGGTTTCTCCCCCGAATAATCATCTGGGACCGATGTGACCGCCGCGTCGTCCACTTCAGGGTGCCCAAGCAACAAGTCCTCCAATTCAGCAGGTGAAACCCCAATCCCTTTCACTTTAATCATCTCCTTGATCCGATCTGTAATCACAAGGAACCCCTCCTGATCCATATACCCCACATCCCCCGTATGCAACCACCCATCTGAATCAAACGTTTCTCGCGTTGCTTTCTCATTCCCCAAGTATCCCATAACCACCTGAGGCCCCCGGGCCAGAATCTCACCCTCTTCGCCATACCCCAATTCCTTCCCATTTTGAGTGTTAAGAATTTTCACCTCGGTATTAGCAACGAGTATCCCCGCCCGTTGCGCATACTCGTACGTCTGCTTTTCAGGTGGATGAGCTGTGATACAGCTGCAAGACTCCGTCATCCCATACCCCTGCTTAAACCCTGTCCAGGGGAACCGGGCCTCCAGCTTCTGGAGAATTTCACCTGATATAGGAGCTGCACCGGAGGAAAAGGTTTTCACATGCGAGAGGTCGTATTTGGATACAATCGGATCAGTGAGGAGACGGATTATGATGGGGGGTACGGAGAGAATCTCGGTGATTTGATATTCGACTATGGTTGCGAGCATGGATTCCATTGTGAAGGACGGGAGCATATACACGGTGCTATTGCGGATTACAGGGAGGTGCATTTGGTGAACCAGCCCAGTGACTTTTCTGTGTCAACATTTCATCTCTGGTAAGGAAGCAGGAGTGTGGCCTACTATGGAACAAAGGCAATACAGCCAATGATTTGTTCACATCCTTCCGCAAAATTTGATCCACTTGCATACATTGCGCGATGACGTTGTGATGCGCGATCATCACCTGCCCAGTCCCATATTAGCCAACACTCGACAAATCCATACACGGACGATACATACAGCTTTCGGCAGCCCCGTTGTTCCTGAACTAAAACTTAAAAATCCACACACATCCCGGTTTGACTTACCACGAGGGAGCTCAAAAGGTGTCGTCTGTCCAGTGGGTCCATAGCTTCTCCCTTTTCGGACGAGATCCTGAACGGATATATACTCGCCCTTTTCGCcctcgagaaggaagatccGCTCAGTAGGGATGCCAGCTTCCCGAGCTGCGGGAACCGCAACGTCCATACCGGCAGGGACGGTCATAAGAAATTTGGCATTACCAGTTTTGAGGGCATAGGTCATTTCTTCGATATTGTAGGCAGGGGATGCGCCAGATATTATAGCACCTTTTATATGTAGCCAGCATCAGCAGTGCATTCGTCGTTATGGGGGAAGGGGCGAATAGAACAAAGACTTGCCGGCACGAACAGCCGCTAACATGGCGACTGGATACCAAATCGTGTTCGGACTGAAGAGGGCAACGGTATCGCCGGGTTGGAGGCCATAGTTGCGCACAAGAGCAGTAGAAACATGGGTCGTGTATTCCTTTAAGGTATCATAGCGAATTCTCTCCTTTGTGGCGGCATTGACGAAGGCACCGAGCTTGTCGGGGTTGTTGGAGTTTAGGGGAGAGTAGCGGGAGTCAAACAGCCATTTCCAGATTGTGATATCCGTGGGGACTGTTTATTACTTAACCGTCAGTAAAATTTCAAAGTGCTTAATCCTTGAACGGTTATTGTAACGGTAGAGTTGGGAAGGAAGAGTAGACAAGGGGAACGTACTTTTGATACGCGGTCGATCCGACTGAAAGACCACCATTTTGATGCTGTTTTGCCTGATTTTTATTTCAATCCTGATTGAAGAGCTTTTAATTGGAGAATGGACACTAAAGTTGTGCCTTGTCACCCCGGGGGATATATTATAGTTCATGCGGGGAAGCAGTAGACCGAGGTCAACACATACCCCGCATGTCGGGTATGGATAACTTGTTTGCTCGTCCAATCAGTATATTTAGGTCCATTAAGTGTAGATTAGACTCTGCGATTAGCTTTATCGAATACCGAGGGCACCACCCGATGCAGACCGTAGTAGGTATTTAAGTTAGTGGAGGTTGTATTGACATCGAATAATCAAGGCAGAGCCCCGCCTATCAGACTAGGTATAAGGATTTAGCTCCGCTGCTTGTATTTTGCAACCTTGGTAGTAGCACTTGGACTCCGTGATACCATGCTGTTTACCGCTGTATACTTCAAACCATGAGAACAGCGTCGTTGAAGTTGCGCATGCCAAGCGCCAGACTAAAGTTGGGCATTGAATTTCGGTCTACTCTCTCCAAGTACCGCCAACGCTGTTTCAGCATAGCAAGGTTCCTTGAAAAGATTTCCGATCGAAAGTTGTTGAAAATAGTTTTTAATTTTGTGCTAATAGCAGATCGGTGTAGTTGCTGGATGGCGCAACGCCCCACGATAACCAGGggccaacaaagaaagccaTCTGATGGCGATTCGGGTGGTAACATCGAGAGGTGAGTGACAAAAGAGGATACCATTTCTTGAATGGGAGGGGCAAAAATAGTGATAGACTCATCGATGAGGCTTTGCAAAAATATCACACAAGCAAGGCGATAGAGCTCGAATGTCACACCGTCGTTTATCGTTTCCGCACTCATGTCGGGAAGGATTTGGAAAGAAGCTCGATTATCCCGCAAGTCTCTCTCAGCGCTCACTATGTCACGGTATATTCTCCTATTGGAGAACGTGGTTGGTTCAACTTGTGATAGTTGGAGGGCGACGCGGAACAGAATAAAGAATACTTTTTGCGAAGTGCCCATAATTGATCCGCTTTGTAGGTGCTCAAGAAGACCAGGGAATTCAAATATCTGCCTGGCCTCACTCAGAGACAGATGAACACTGTGAGTAAATGCTgtgatggaaaagaagtagCAAAACATTTCCACAAGAAATTTTCGAAGGGATGAGTTGGGCGGCACCAGGTGGAGTCGAGGCCTTAGTAGGGCGGCCGCAGCGTTTAGATGAGGCAATATCTGATCGTTATGACAGTAGTTTTGCGACTACACTGTATTAGAACACTGCCTGATTCGACTCTAATCAAAGGAAACTCACCTCGTGAAGGCAGAATAAGGCAACTGCTAACAGGTTATGATCTGCAAACGGTTATTATCTTACTATTATATCAAGACTCGTTCCATGCGTACCAGAAGTGGGTTCATTTGCCAATTGCTCTCCACTGAGAGCCTCACGCAGGCCCGAAATAGCTCGACCGTAGTACTCAACTGCCGAAGCTTGTAATTCCACGTTCGAATCATACTTCAGTAAATCTTTCGCTGCGATCATGAGCACACAGTGGAGGATAAGGGGGCTTTCCATGGCTTCCGGGAAAATATGAGAGAGGATCGCAGTTCGTCGATTACCCATCCTGGAAGTTAGCCACATAGGGCCATGTTTCGCAAAATGGTCTAGAAGCCGGCGAACCAGGCCTGGGCTGGGAACTGCGAAGACCGTCACCATCGCTGCTAGCTCAGGCGGAATTGTCATGTCCGAGAGAACTTGACGTCGGCGCGGACGTCGCATGCGCACGGCCACTTCCGTCGTTGGCCATTGGCAGGTGAGATGATTTCGATGGCACCCTGTGCAGGTGGGATGACGCTCATCACATTTCTTCTTGCGGCGACGGCAGGTAAGGCATCCATCTTTGGAGCGCATGGCAGGCCGAGGCCGTTTACTAGGATCTTCAATCATTTCCTAGGTTCGTGGGGCTTTACGCGCAACCATTGAGGATGCTTCTGGCTATACTGTGTAGGCCCATCATAGAAGGGTGTCCTGAATAATGGATGGTGGATGTCGTGAAAGCTGGAGTGCATCGTCAAGGTGGAGAAAATGGAGACCAGCGCGGCACTTACGCGTCCCGATCAGGTTTAGCGCGGTGGATGAACCATCACATCTCGAAGCATACTATTAGGAACAACAActtctccacctccaacATCGCACACTTCACCTTTCCCATAAACCAATCGCTGCCATGGCACCCCGGAACTACTGCCCGAATTGTGTCGTCGGCCTAGTATTATGGATAGCTCATACGATTACTCCATCTCTCATGGTTACCTAACGTCGGAGGATGATCTAGGCGCTAATAgccaatatatatatgatggTAAATCCAACCCGACAACCTGTTGTTGACATTGTACCCAACCTCGCATTGCAATGGTGTCCTCATCGCAGATGAAACCTGACACTGGATGTCTCGAGCCTATAAACGAGCTAGCTCGTCAACCCTCTATTACAGAGAGTCGAGAAGACGTAAATGAACGCCTGGCCAAACCAAATAAATGGAACCACCCAAGGTCAAACATTATTCGTGTGTTGACCACATTTTGGGTGTTCTTTGTTATGGGGGCTAACGATGCGGCGTACGGTGTAGGTGTCTGTACAATGTTTCCAGTTAATTCATCGCTAATGAGATCTACAGGCTATACTGCCATATGTTGTTCCCCTCACATCTTAATTATTGATGGTTTAAACTGACGGCAGGTCTGACAGCTAGAGGAATATTATAACATCCCGTATATGATTGTGTCGTTAGTATTCCTCTCGCCGTTGGTAGGGTACGTCCTGGCGGCATTGGTCAACAACAAGCTGCATATGGCCCTGGGACAGCGAGGAGTGGCTCTCATTGCACCAGCCTGCCACTTCATTGCGTACATCATCAGCTGCATCCATCCCCCGTACCCCGCATTAGTTGTGGCGTACATCTTTGCGGGCATTGCAAATGGACTTCATGAGGCTGCATG
Proteins encoded in this window:
- a CDS encoding uncharacterized protein (predicted protein), giving the protein MGPLHLDVPTTHHVYEGSHGERYSPPISGSVLVPVSSLDFDQAKYPNVTVGLLRTVTLRNGEPASNAPNDNKKGDFLQRIRRKRVPQTQTIATPQKEGSSTVETLVQCQLWHSPEPVEWHEEAGAVVLKFLFSIPVPPGTSGTTETPFGGLSYAVRAVVTSSSGVTVDATRDVQILSRIVTGPSQTVRHFKNYTGERLKSELSLTPEQPTDPKVKLAYSAKLVARGTTARGDRPTERKQFFVREVRWSVEETVRLMKVSNGDGPDGETITWKEKSVRQLCSGKQQGRWAPNKKLSVQERKGHDDRDRIDLSFDVIIPRTASTPDQRDLSSCSFDSGAPCRHLTPCKFNEICTESSGERTTIMVDHRLRLDLITGEDTLDEKTGDLINRRQFAKAFTTCYTLPIHEVAGRNAIPEGTFHGNSAPPLYEGESAMPPAYDFDEPYTSPCFV
- a CDS encoding uncharacterized protein (acyl-CoA synthetase); translation: MVTVFAVPSPGLVRRLLDHFAKHGPMWLTSRMGNRRTAILSHIFPEAMESPLILHCVLMIAAKDLLKYDSNVELQASAVEYYGRAISGLREALSGEQLANEPTSGAIISGASPAYNIEEMTYALKTGNAKFLMTVPAGMDVAVPAAREAGIPTERIFLLEGEKGEYISVQDLVRKGRSYGPTGQTTPFELPRGKSNRDVCGFLSFSSGTTGLPKAVMIAHHNVIAQCMQVDQILRKDVNKSLAVLPLFHITGLVHQMHLPVIRNSTVYMLPSFTMESMLATIVEYQITEILSVPPIIIRLLTDPIVSKYDLSHVKTFSSGAAPISGEILQKLEARFPWTGFKQGYGMTESCSCITAHPPEKQTYEYAQRAGILVANTEVKILNTQNGKELGYGEEGEILARGPQVVMGYLGNEKATRETFDSDGWLHTGDVGYMDQEGFLVITDRIKEMIKVKGIGVSPAELEDLLLGHPEVDDAAVTSVPDDYSGEKPKAYVVVNAAAKSRLATGDAVKSVGRELIEYVKAKKVRHKWIVEVEFMDEIPKSPSGKILRRVLKDRERKRESGEKRLVVRDEKATAKL